From uncultured Roseateles sp., the proteins below share one genomic window:
- a CDS encoding branched-chain amino acid ABC transporter permease, whose amino-acid sequence MDLSIASILMLDGVTNGAIYALLALATVLVFAVTRVIFIPQGEFVAFGALTLGMLQLGQTPGTIWFLLLMAVLVAVLDLVAGLRQGRPLARVLGSVLKAAAFPVLVALFALWAAPQKFPLLVQAGLTLALVTPMGPLLYRLAYQPVADATVLVLLIVSVGVHFALTGLGLAFFGAEGFRTPAFWDASFAAGPLMLSGQTLIIFAASIALIISLWLFFERSLYGKALRATAVNRLGARLMGISSTTAGRLTFTMAAFMGALSGLLIAPTTTIFYDSGFLIGLKGFVAAVFAGLASYPGAALGAILVGLLESFSSFYASSYKEVIVFTFILPVLLWRSLRDPHSEEE is encoded by the coding sequence ATGGATCTGTCAATCGCAAGCATCCTGATGCTCGATGGCGTCACCAATGGCGCGATCTACGCCTTGCTGGCGCTGGCCACGGTGCTGGTGTTCGCCGTCACCCGGGTGATCTTCATCCCTCAGGGCGAGTTCGTCGCCTTCGGCGCGCTGACGCTGGGCATGCTGCAGCTGGGCCAGACGCCCGGCACGATCTGGTTTCTGCTCCTGATGGCGGTGCTGGTCGCCGTGCTGGACCTGGTGGCCGGCCTGCGCCAGGGCCGGCCTTTGGCCCGCGTGCTGGGTTCGGTGTTGAAGGCGGCGGCCTTTCCCGTCCTGGTGGCGCTGTTCGCGCTGTGGGCCGCGCCGCAGAAGTTTCCGCTGCTGGTGCAGGCCGGCCTGACCCTGGCCCTGGTCACCCCGATGGGCCCGCTGCTCTATCGCCTGGCCTACCAGCCGGTGGCCGATGCAACGGTGCTGGTGCTGCTGATCGTCTCGGTCGGCGTGCACTTCGCGCTGACCGGCCTGGGCCTGGCCTTCTTCGGCGCCGAGGGCTTTCGCACGCCGGCTTTCTGGGATGCCAGCTTTGCCGCCGGGCCGCTGATGCTGTCGGGCCAGACGCTGATCATCTTCGCCGCCTCGATCGCGCTGATCATCTCGCTGTGGCTGTTCTTCGAGCGCTCGCTGTACGGCAAGGCCCTGCGCGCCACCGCGGTGAACCGGCTGGGCGCGCGGCTGATGGGCATCTCGAGCACCACCGCCGGCCGACTGACCTTCACGATGGCGGCCTTCATGGGCGCGCTGTCGGGTCTGCTGATCGCGCCGACGACGACGATCTTCTATGACAGCGGCTTCCTGATCGGCCTGAAGGGCTTCGTCGCGGCCGTCTTTGCCGGCCTGGCCAGCTACCCCGGCGCGGCGCTGGGCGCCATCCTGGTGGGCCTGCTGGAGTCGTTCAGCTCCTTCTATGCCAGCTCCTACAAGGAAGTGATTGTGTTCACCTTCATCCTGCCGGTGCTGTTGTGGCGGTCCCTGCGCGACCCGCACAGCGAGGAGGAGTGA
- a CDS encoding FAD-dependent oxidoreductase, whose translation MSTALQADQIVVGGGPAGIAAVRTLLAAQQRVIWVDNQARPGGQIWRGGPARHGSALGRGWALALDRLLADPLLTHLPGHAVVAAEGPLQLLLHDSQAGGSLRVSATQLLLALGARERFIPFPGWTLAGVTGAGGLQALVKGGWPIKGQRVVLAGSGPLLLASADTLRAAGAQISCVAEQASFKSLSAFAAGLPSAKLLQALGLRWRLKGMAYRTGCWPVRALGTADDCQLRAVVLTDGQREWELPCDALGLGFGLLPNTELAELLGCRIDDGAIGVDDRLQTSLPQVFAAGECTGIGGVDKALLEGELAAKAMLDQDLAPLARRHARALAFGTLLARHFALRPELLKLADAKTLICRCEDVALGELKAWPDWREAKLQTRCGMGACQGRICGPITQDVLGWPMAAGRGLREPLQPAPLRCFIEGGR comes from the coding sequence ATGAGCACGGCACTACAGGCCGACCAGATCGTCGTCGGCGGCGGCCCGGCCGGCATCGCCGCCGTGCGCACCCTGCTGGCCGCGCAACAGCGGGTGATCTGGGTCGACAACCAGGCCCGGCCCGGCGGCCAGATCTGGCGCGGCGGCCCGGCCCGGCATGGCAGTGCCCTGGGTCGTGGCTGGGCGCTAGCGCTGGACAGGCTGCTGGCCGATCCGCTGTTGACCCATCTGCCGGGCCACGCGGTGGTTGCCGCCGAGGGCCCGCTGCAATTGCTCTTGCACGACAGCCAAGCCGGCGGCTCGCTGCGCGTCAGTGCCACACAGCTGCTGCTGGCCCTGGGGGCGCGCGAACGCTTCATCCCCTTCCCTGGCTGGACCCTGGCCGGCGTCACCGGCGCCGGCGGCCTGCAGGCCCTGGTCAAGGGCGGCTGGCCCATCAAAGGCCAGCGCGTCGTGCTGGCCGGCTCGGGCCCGCTGCTGCTGGCCTCGGCCGACACCTTGCGAGCGGCGGGCGCCCAGATCAGCTGCGTGGCCGAGCAGGCCTCGTTCAAATCACTGAGTGCCTTCGCCGCCGGCCTGCCATCGGCCAAACTACTCCAGGCATTGGGCCTGCGCTGGCGGCTCAAGGGCATGGCCTACCGCACCGGCTGCTGGCCGGTTCGTGCGCTCGGCACTGCTGACGATTGCCAGCTGCGCGCCGTCGTGCTGACCGATGGCCAGCGCGAATGGGAGCTGCCCTGTGATGCGCTGGGCCTGGGCTTCGGCCTCTTGCCCAACACCGAGCTGGCCGAGCTGCTGGGCTGCCGGATCGACGACGGGGCCATCGGCGTCGACGACAGGCTACAGACCTCCCTGCCCCAGGTCTTTGCCGCCGGCGAATGCACCGGCATTGGCGGGGTCGACAAGGCCTTGCTGGAAGGCGAACTGGCCGCAAAGGCAATGCTGGATCAAGACCTGGCCCCGCTCGCCAGGCGCCACGCCCGCGCGCTGGCCTTCGGCACCCTGCTGGCCCGGCACTTCGCGCTGCGCCCCGAACTGCTGAAGCTGGCCGATGCCAAGACCCTGATCTGCCGTTGCGAAGACGTGGCCCTGGGCGAGCTGAAGGCCTGGCCCGACTGGCGCGAGGCCAAGCTGCAGACGCGCTGCGGCATGGGCGCCTGCCAGGGCCGCATCTGCGGGCCCATCACGCAAGATGTGCTGGGCTGGCCCATGGCCGCAGGCCGCGGCCTGCGCGAGCCGCTGCAGCCGGCGCCGCTGCGTTGTTTCATCGAGGGTGGCCGCTGA
- a CDS encoding enoyl-CoA hydratase/isomerase family protein: MPALAPELSLSGPVATLLLRRPRVANRLEIADIALLREHIARVNASPEVRVLRLRGAGKHFCAGFNIGSVPGVDAGALFEALADDLEAARPITVAEIHGGIYGGATDLALACDFRLGARSTEMFVPAARLGLHFYRGGLERYVTRLGLGLAKRVLLAGETLHSQQMLEGGFLDQLHDTPEALGTAVEALVAQLLAMAPLALLGMKQHLNAIARGRLNAEALRADIARSLASQDLAEGVRAWTEKRSPQFKAC; this comes from the coding sequence ATGCCTGCCCTCGCCCCCGAATTGAGCCTGTCCGGCCCCGTTGCCACCCTGCTGCTGCGCCGCCCCCGTGTCGCCAACCGGCTGGAGATCGCGGACATCGCGCTGCTGCGCGAGCACATTGCCAGGGTCAATGCCAGCCCCGAGGTGCGCGTGCTGCGCCTGCGTGGCGCCGGCAAGCACTTCTGTGCCGGCTTCAATATCGGCAGCGTGCCCGGAGTGGATGCCGGCGCGCTGTTCGAGGCGCTGGCCGACGATCTGGAGGCAGCCCGGCCGATCACGGTGGCCGAGATCCACGGCGGGATCTACGGCGGCGCCACCGACCTCGCCCTGGCCTGCGACTTTCGCCTGGGTGCGCGCAGCACCGAGATGTTCGTGCCGGCCGCGCGGCTGGGCCTGCACTTCTACCGCGGCGGGCTGGAGCGCTATGTCACCCGGCTGGGCCTGGGCCTGGCCAAGCGCGTGCTGCTGGCCGGCGAGACGCTGCACTCGCAGCAGATGCTGGAGGGCGGCTTTCTGGACCAGTTGCACGACACGCCCGAGGCGCTGGGCACTGCGGTCGAGGCGCTGGTCGCGCAGTTGCTGGCCATGGCGCCACTGGCCCTGCTGGGCATGAAGCAGCACCTCAATGCCATCGCCCGCGGCAGGCTCAACGCCGAGGCGCTGCGGGCAGATATCGCCCGCTCACTGGCTTCGCAGGATCTGGCCGAAGGCGTGCGCGCCTGGACCGAAAAGCGCAGCCCTCAGTTCAAGGCTTGCTGA
- a CDS encoding FAD-dependent oxidoreductase, whose protein sequence is MRTADVIVIGAGIIGAACARAYARQGLSVAVVEPAAVGGGATAASMGHLLVVDAEGSADEAEFALSRRSVGLWQDWLDESRDHAAQAEHQACGTLWVAADDEEMALAARKQAWLTARGLKAELLDAPALSRLEPMLRPGLAGALRVPGDARVYPPKVTQRWLEEARAGLIRGEVVALDGAGVRLSDGRQLWGALVVLCAGLASQRFLPPGCLLPKKGQLAITQRHPDLVKHQLVELGYIKKAHLVDEDTVSFNVQPRPGGQLLIGSSRQVGREDRALDLPMLRQMLQCATGYLPGLAELSLLRCWTGIRPASSDGQPLIGAHPTLPRVWLATGHEGLGITTSLASAELLAELSLGQAPTLDPKPFSPARFAS, encoded by the coding sequence ATGAGAACCGCCGATGTGATCGTCATCGGCGCCGGCATCATCGGTGCCGCCTGCGCGCGTGCCTACGCGCGCCAGGGCCTGTCGGTCGCTGTGGTCGAGCCGGCGGCGGTGGGCGGCGGCGCGACGGCGGCGTCCATGGGCCATCTGCTGGTGGTCGATGCCGAGGGCAGTGCCGACGAGGCCGAGTTTGCGCTGTCGCGGCGTTCGGTGGGGCTGTGGCAGGACTGGCTGGACGAATCCCGCGACCATGCCGCCCAGGCCGAGCATCAGGCCTGCGGCACGCTGTGGGTGGCCGCCGATGATGAAGAGATGGCGCTCGCAGCGCGCAAGCAGGCCTGGCTGACGGCACGCGGATTGAAGGCCGAGCTGCTCGATGCCCCGGCACTGTCAAGGCTCGAACCGATGCTGCGCCCAGGCCTGGCCGGCGCGCTGCGGGTGCCCGGTGATGCACGCGTCTATCCGCCCAAGGTGACCCAGCGTTGGCTCGAGGAGGCGCGGGCCGGGCTGATACGCGGCGAGGTCGTCGCGCTGGACGGCGCCGGCGTACGCCTGTCCGATGGCCGCCAGCTCTGGGGCGCTCTGGTCGTGCTCTGCGCCGGCCTGGCAAGCCAGCGCTTTCTGCCGCCCGGCTGCCTCTTGCCCAAGAAGGGCCAGTTGGCCATCACCCAGCGCCATCCCGATCTGGTCAAGCACCAGCTGGTCGAGCTGGGCTATATCAAGAAGGCCCATCTGGTCGATGAGGACACGGTGTCGTTCAACGTCCAGCCCCGCCCCGGCGGCCAGCTGCTGATAGGCTCGTCGCGCCAGGTCGGCCGCGAAGACCGGGCGCTGGACCTGCCCATGCTGCGCCAGATGCTGCAATGCGCCACCGGCTATCTGCCGGGCCTGGCCGAACTCAGCCTGCTGCGCTGCTGGACCGGCATACGCCCGGCGAGCAGCGATGGCCAACCGCTGATCGGTGCCCATCCGACGCTGCCGCGCGTCTGGCTGGCCACCGGCCACGAGGGCCTGGGCATCACTACCTCGCTGGCCAGCGCCGAGCTGCTGGCCGAGCTGAGCCTGGGCCAGGCGCCAACGCTGGACCCGAAGCCTTTTTCGCCTGCGAGATTTGCCTCATGA
- a CDS encoding GGDEF domain-containing protein, with protein sequence MCCDNWLDTLGLGGCLPWLLALLLLQSLLIFGLARSMLGRRRALQALAEERALLEQHVHERTLALEAANAQLATLSFTDGLTQLPNRRRFDETLAAEFARHRRSGSQLSLIMLDIDHFKAFNDTYGHVAGDECLRQVGAAIARQVSRSSDLAARIGGEEFAVILPETEAPGAAQLAERLRAGIEALQIPHANSLVAPVLTVSLGVVTVLPAKLSNALEALSLADALLYQAKSGVRNRVVAHALE encoded by the coding sequence ATGTGCTGCGACAACTGGCTTGACACGCTCGGCCTCGGGGGCTGCCTGCCATGGCTGCTGGCCCTGCTGTTGCTGCAAAGCCTGCTGATCTTTGGCCTGGCGCGCAGCATGCTGGGCCGACGCCGGGCGCTGCAGGCCTTGGCCGAGGAGCGCGCGCTGCTGGAACAGCATGTGCACGAGCGCACCCTGGCCTTGGAGGCCGCCAATGCCCAGCTGGCGACCTTGAGTTTCACCGATGGCCTGACCCAGCTGCCCAACCGCCGCCGCTTCGACGAGACCCTGGCGGCCGAGTTCGCGCGCCACCGGCGCTCGGGCAGCCAGCTGTCGCTGATCATGCTGGACATCGATCACTTCAAGGCCTTCAATGACACCTATGGCCATGTGGCCGGTGACGAGTGCCTGCGCCAGGTCGGTGCGGCGATCGCCAGGCAGGTCAGCCGCAGCAGCGACCTGGCGGCACGCATCGGCGGCGAAGAGTTCGCCGTGATACTGCCCGAGACCGAGGCGCCTGGCGCCGCCCAGCTGGCCGAGCGCCTGCGGGCCGGTATCGAGGCCCTGCAGATTCCCCACGCGAACTCGCTGGTGGCGCCTGTTCTGACGGTGAGCCTGGGTGTGGTCACCGTGCTGCCGGCCAAGCTCAGCAATGCGCTGGAGGCCTTGAGCCTGGCCGACGCGCTGCTCTACCAGGCAAAAAGCGGCGTGCGCAACCGGGTGGTTGCGCACGCGCTTGAGTAA
- a CDS encoding ABC transporter ATP-binding protein, whose translation MTMPLDHDLLLSVSDLHAGYGKAEVLSGLNLRLPRGSVVTVIGPNGAGKSTTLNALMGVLPAKGQVLFDGEDIASLSLEERVMKGLALVPEKRELFSTMSVEDNLVLGGFRPMRLGLRDWRGGLDKVFELFPRLKERRTQLAGTLSGGERQMLAVGRALMSQPKVLMLDEPSLGLAPLIVKEVFRIVQRLRDSGVSILLIEQNARAALEVADYGYVLETGEIALEGQAADLARDPRVIETYLGAAKKAAQAD comes from the coding sequence ATGACGATGCCACTTGATCACGATCTGCTGCTGAGCGTCAGCGATCTGCACGCCGGTTACGGCAAGGCCGAGGTGCTGTCCGGCCTGAACCTGCGCCTGCCCCGCGGCAGCGTGGTGACGGTGATTGGCCCCAACGGCGCCGGCAAGTCCACTACCTTGAATGCCTTGATGGGCGTGCTGCCGGCCAAGGGCCAGGTCTTGTTCGACGGCGAGGACATCGCCTCGCTGAGCCTGGAGGAGCGTGTCATGAAGGGCCTGGCCCTGGTGCCCGAGAAGCGCGAGCTGTTCTCGACCATGAGCGTCGAAGACAACCTGGTACTGGGCGGCTTCAGGCCCATGCGCCTGGGCCTGCGCGACTGGCGCGGCGGGCTGGACAAGGTGTTCGAGCTGTTCCCTCGGCTGAAGGAACGCCGCACCCAGCTGGCCGGTACGCTGTCGGGCGGCGAGCGCCAGATGCTGGCCGTGGGCCGCGCGCTGATGAGCCAGCCCAAGGTGCTGATGCTGGACGAACCCAGCCTGGGCCTGGCGCCGCTGATCGTCAAGGAGGTGTTCCGCATCGTCCAGCGCCTGCGCGACAGCGGGGTGTCCATCCTGCTGATCGAGCAGAACGCCCGCGCCGCGCTCGAAGTCGCCGACTACGGCTATGTGCTGGAGACCGGCGAGATTGCGCTGGAAGGCCAGGCCGCCGATCTTGCCCGCGACCCGCGCGTGATCGAGACCTATCTCGGCGCAGCCAAGAAGGCGGCGCAAGCCGACTGA
- a CDS encoding branched-chain amino acid ABC transporter ATP-binding protein/permease codes for MLSTRKIFPLATLALLALLPQLPVPEFWITQLNYIGLYAMVSLGLVLLTGIGGLTSFGQAAFVGVGAYTTAVLSTRFGISPWVALGVGIVLTVAVALVLAWLTLRMSGHYLPLATIAWGLSLNYLMGNMEFLGKYDGIQGIPALEIFGISLNAGRSIYYLIWAFAVLAAVGVSHLLDSRPGRAIRALNGGVTMAEAMGVSTFRYKVVIFVLAAILAAVSGWLYAHFQRSVNPSPFGIKLGIEYLFMAVIGGVGGVWGAFTGAAVVKIVEDQLQTILPKLMGASGNFEIIVFGVALVLVLQYAPKGLWPAIARWFPAGPRPRDWGDAPPLESRSKPAHGELLLDVNKVRKEFGGLVAVNDVSFQIRAGEIVGLIGPNGAGKSTTFNLITGVLSLTSGRVQFRGEAVGGLASRLIARRGMSRTFQHVKMIADMTVLENVALGGYLRSHSGALRAMLRLDRAEEKRLFAEAERQLQRIGMAGQMHELAGNLALGPQRLMEIARALCTDPALLLLDEPAAGLRHKEKQALAEVLRQLKGEGMSILLVEHDMDFVMGLTDRLVVMEFGTKLIEGTPADVQASPEVRAAYLGTEH; via the coding sequence ATGCTGAGCACACGCAAGATCTTCCCCCTCGCCACGCTGGCCCTGCTGGCCCTGCTGCCCCAGCTGCCGGTGCCCGAGTTCTGGATCACCCAGCTCAACTACATCGGCCTCTACGCAATGGTCTCGCTGGGCCTGGTGCTGCTGACCGGCATCGGTGGTTTGACCTCCTTCGGCCAGGCGGCCTTCGTCGGCGTGGGCGCCTACACGACGGCGGTGCTGAGCACGCGCTTCGGCATCTCGCCCTGGGTGGCGCTGGGTGTCGGCATCGTGCTGACGGTGGCTGTGGCCCTGGTGCTGGCCTGGCTGACCCTGCGCATGTCCGGCCACTACCTGCCGCTGGCCACGATTGCCTGGGGCCTGAGCCTGAACTACCTGATGGGCAATATGGAGTTCCTGGGCAAGTACGACGGCATCCAGGGCATACCGGCGCTGGAGATCTTCGGCATCAGCCTGAACGCCGGGCGCAGCATCTACTACCTGATCTGGGCCTTTGCGGTACTGGCGGCGGTGGGCGTCAGCCATCTGCTCGATTCGCGCCCCGGCCGGGCGATACGCGCCCTCAATGGCGGCGTGACGATGGCCGAGGCCATGGGCGTGTCGACCTTCCGCTACAAGGTGGTGATTTTCGTGCTGGCGGCCATTCTGGCGGCCGTCTCGGGCTGGCTCTACGCCCATTTCCAGCGCAGCGTGAACCCCTCGCCTTTCGGCATCAAGCTGGGCATCGAGTACCTGTTCATGGCCGTGATCGGCGGCGTCGGCGGGGTCTGGGGCGCCTTCACGGGTGCTGCGGTGGTGAAGATCGTCGAGGACCAGCTGCAGACGATCCTGCCCAAGCTGATGGGCGCCAGCGGCAATTTCGAGATCATCGTCTTTGGTGTGGCCCTGGTGCTGGTGCTGCAGTACGCGCCCAAGGGTCTTTGGCCGGCGATTGCCCGCTGGTTCCCGGCCGGCCCGCGCCCGCGCGACTGGGGCGATGCGCCGCCGCTGGAGTCGCGCAGCAAGCCGGCCCATGGCGAGCTGCTGCTCGACGTCAACAAGGTGCGCAAGGAGTTCGGCGGCCTGGTGGCGGTCAACGACGTCAGCTTCCAGATCCGTGCCGGCGAGATCGTCGGCCTGATCGGCCCCAACGGCGCCGGCAAGTCCACCACCTTCAATCTGATCACCGGCGTGCTGAGCCTGACCTCGGGCCGCGTGCAGTTCCGCGGCGAGGCGGTCGGCGGCCTGGCCTCGCGCCTGATCGCCCGGCGCGGCATGTCGCGCACCTTCCAGCATGTGAAGATGATTGCCGACATGACGGTGCTGGAGAACGTTGCCCTGGGTGGCTATCTGCGCAGCCACAGCGGTGCCCTGCGCGCGATGCTGCGGCTGGACCGCGCCGAGGAGAAGCGCCTGTTCGCCGAGGCCGAGCGCCAGCTGCAGCGCATCGGCATGGCCGGGCAGATGCACGAGCTGGCCGGTAATCTGGCCCTGGGCCCGCAGCGGCTGATGGAGATCGCTCGGGCGCTGTGCACCGACCCGGCCCTGCTGCTGCTCGACGAGCCCGCCGCCGGCCTGCGCCACAAGGAGAAGCAGGCGCTGGCCGAGGTGCTGCGCCAGCTCAAGGGCGAGGGCATGAGCATTCTGCTGGTCGAACACGATATGGACTTCGTGATGGGCCTGACCGACCGCCTGGTGGTGATGGAGTTCGGCACCAAGCTGATCGAGGGCACGCCGGCCGATGTGCAGGCCAGCCCCGAAGTGCGCGCCGCCTATCTCGGAACGGAGCACTGA
- a CDS encoding metalloregulator ArsR/SmtB family transcription factor: MEDLPPEAMQQVAAYFQALSEPTRLQILNLLRSGERKVGELATACGYTAANVSRHLAHLQQQGLVERESRGTSVYYRIADPAVFALCDLVCGNIARKHERNAGERQLFSRTAKTGPLSKP; this comes from the coding sequence ATGGAAGACCTGCCCCCCGAGGCAATGCAACAGGTGGCAGCCTATTTCCAGGCGCTGTCCGAGCCGACCCGCCTGCAGATCCTGAATCTGCTGCGCAGCGGCGAGCGCAAGGTCGGCGAGCTGGCCACGGCCTGCGGCTACACGGCGGCCAATGTGTCGCGCCACCTGGCCCATCTGCAGCAGCAGGGCCTGGTGGAGCGCGAGAGCCGCGGCACCTCGGTCTACTACCGGATTGCCGACCCCGCGGTGTTTGCGCTGTGCGACCTGGTCTGCGGCAATATCGCCCGCAAGCACGAGCGCAATGCCGGCGAGCGCCAGTTGTTCTCGCGCACCGCCAAGACCGGGCCGCTCAGCAAGCCTTGA
- a CDS encoding (2Fe-2S)-binding protein has product MTCLHINGKACEVAEGITVAAALAQAGLTATRVSIGGQPRAAFCGMGLCQECRVTINGQPQRLACMTLVAEGMRVETST; this is encoded by the coding sequence ATGACGTGTTTGCACATCAATGGCAAGGCCTGCGAGGTGGCCGAGGGCATCACCGTCGCCGCAGCCTTGGCTCAGGCCGGCCTCACGGCCACCCGCGTCTCAATCGGCGGCCAGCCGCGCGCCGCTTTTTGCGGCATGGGCCTGTGCCAGGAGTGCCGGGTCACCATCAACGGCCAGCCGCAGCGCCTGGCCTGCATGACCCTCGTTGCCGAGGGCATGCGGGTGGAGACTTCGACATGA
- a CDS encoding Crp/Fnr family transcriptional regulator produces MDIAPRPFGFASGMTSIGAALAATSPPLPVHDGLYAALRQASGAQALSEAALLALAQLGHAHAVPAKACVLQRGQPAHALWLLTQGTVCVGNHDSQGHWWQTHTVEAHGWIDLSSAWLDGPYLETALAQTAVWVHEFPVEPLAAVAAAHPEVSRWLLGAMAATVRRLGHEVHDLLAKDVMARCAGWLLDSLEASEVPHELVLQQHKRFIASQLGTSPETFSRTLRQLREIGAVEIDRYRIRVHDVPALQRLSGRTVASPA; encoded by the coding sequence ATGGACATCGCTCCCCGCCCGTTTGGCTTTGCCTCAGGAATGACCTCCATCGGCGCCGCACTCGCCGCAACGTCGCCGCCGCTGCCGGTGCACGACGGCCTGTATGCCGCGCTGCGCCAGGCCAGTGGTGCCCAGGCGCTGAGCGAAGCCGCGCTGCTGGCGCTGGCCCAGCTGGGCCATGCCCATGCGGTGCCGGCCAAGGCCTGCGTGCTGCAGCGCGGCCAGCCGGCCCATGCGCTGTGGCTGCTGACCCAGGGCACGGTCTGCGTCGGCAACCACGATTCGCAAGGCCACTGGTGGCAGACGCACACGGTCGAGGCCCATGGCTGGATAGACCTCAGCAGCGCCTGGCTCGACGGCCCGTATCTGGAAACGGCGCTGGCCCAGACTGCGGTCTGGGTGCATGAGTTTCCGGTCGAACCACTGGCCGCCGTGGCCGCCGCCCATCCGGAGGTGTCGCGCTGGCTGCTGGGCGCCATGGCCGCGACCGTGCGCCGGCTCGGTCACGAAGTGCATGACCTGCTGGCCAAGGACGTGATGGCGCGCTGCGCGGGCTGGCTGCTCGACTCGCTGGAGGCCAGCGAGGTGCCGCACGAGCTGGTGCTGCAGCAGCACAAACGTTTCATTGCCTCCCAGCTGGGCACCTCGCCGGAAACCTTCTCGCGCACCCTGCGCCAGTTGCGCGAGATCGGCGCGGTGGAGATCGACCGCTATCGCATCCGCGTGCACGATGTGCCGGCGCTGCAGCGGCTGTCGGGCCGCACGGTCGCGTCACCGGCTTGA
- a CDS encoding ParA family protein — MRRVVFNQKGGVGKSTITSNLAAIAAFQGQRTLVVDLDPQGNSTRYLLGDAADELQPGAAEFLETTLKFSVRAPKTSDFIVATPWENLHLMGSSPLLDELHGKLESRYKIYKLRDALVELAEDYDQIWIDTPPALNFYTRSALIAAETCLIPFDCDDFSRRALYSLLESVTEIQADHNKELTVEGIVVNQFQPRAVLPQRTVQELIDEGLPVLQPYLSSSVKMKESHELSRPMIHLDPRHKLTQQFVELYESLG; from the coding sequence ATGCGACGCGTCGTTTTCAACCAGAAGGGCGGGGTGGGCAAATCCACCATCACCTCCAACCTGGCGGCGATTGCCGCTTTCCAGGGGCAGCGCACGCTGGTGGTCGATCTGGACCCGCAGGGCAACAGCACCCGCTACCTGCTGGGCGACGCCGCCGACGAGCTCCAGCCCGGTGCGGCCGAGTTCCTGGAGACGACGCTGAAGTTCAGCGTCCGGGCGCCCAAGACCAGCGACTTCATCGTCGCCACTCCCTGGGAGAACCTGCACCTGATGGGCTCAAGCCCCCTGCTCGACGAGCTGCACGGCAAGCTGGAGAGCCGCTACAAGATCTACAAGCTGCGCGACGCGCTGGTCGAGCTGGCCGAGGACTACGACCAGATCTGGATAGACACCCCGCCGGCGCTGAATTTCTACACCCGCTCGGCCCTGATCGCAGCCGAGACCTGTCTGATCCCGTTCGACTGCGACGATTTCTCGCGCCGTGCCCTCTACAGCCTGCTGGAGAGCGTGACCGAGATCCAGGCCGACCACAACAAGGAACTGACGGTGGAGGGCATCGTCGTCAACCAGTTCCAGCCAAGGGCCGTGTTGCCGCAGCGCACCGTGCAGGAGTTGATCGACGAAGGCCTGCCGGTGCTGCAGCCGTACCTGAGCTCCAGCGTGAAGATGAAGGAGTCGCACGAGCTGTCGCGGCCCATGATCCACCTGGACCCGCGCCACAAGCTGACGCAGCAGTTCGTCGAGTTGTACGAGTCGCTGGGCTAG
- a CDS encoding transporter substrate-binding domain-containing protein, translated as MNAALVSLALLATLVLGGAGAEAQGLPVQVYADTFPPLQYPHYPQGPQGKAEAAGYVQQFVWEVLGKVDKELPLRVTPLQFVPLKRALQTARQEPNALVLSVARTPEREADFIWLSEVSPYRLWLYRASGTVLPPLHTVADLKGRGLRFGVQSGANFHEWLRAQGIGQPPDNSVIEPVTQNQRNFRMALANRIDLFAHPELSLEYRLRENQLNPQDFVPVMPVEELSLPLWLVISRGSDAGLVRALQRQLELMKVAGRLEALRRQYLLAFRAAAVPPGPASEPAR; from the coding sequence ATGAATGCAGCCCTTGTCTCGCTGGCCCTGCTCGCGACGCTTGTCCTCGGCGGAGCCGGTGCCGAGGCACAGGGCTTGCCGGTGCAGGTCTATGCCGACACCTTCCCGCCGCTGCAATACCCGCACTATCCCCAGGGCCCCCAGGGCAAGGCCGAGGCGGCCGGCTATGTGCAGCAGTTTGTCTGGGAGGTCCTGGGCAAGGTCGACAAGGAGCTGCCGCTGCGTGTCACGCCGCTGCAGTTCGTGCCGCTCAAGCGTGCGCTGCAGACGGCCCGGCAGGAACCCAATGCGCTGGTGCTGAGCGTGGCGCGCACGCCCGAGCGCGAGGCGGACTTTATCTGGCTGAGCGAGGTCTCGCCCTACCGCTTGTGGCTGTACCGGGCCAGCGGCACCGTGCTGCCGCCGCTGCACACGGTGGCCGATCTGAAGGGCCGCGGCCTGCGCTTTGGCGTGCAAAGCGGGGCCAACTTCCATGAATGGTTGCGTGCGCAGGGCATAGGCCAGCCGCCCGACAACAGCGTGATCGAGCCGGTGACCCAGAACCAGCGCAATTTCCGCATGGCGCTGGCGAACCGCATCGATCTGTTCGCGCACCCGGAGCTGAGCCTCGAATACCGTCTGCGCGAGAACCAGCTGAACCCGCAGGACTTTGTGCCGGTGATGCCGGTGGAGGAGCTCAGCCTGCCGCTGTGGCTGGTGATCAGCAGGGGCAGTGACGCGGGCCTGGTGCGCGCGCTGCAAAGGCAGCTGGAACTGATGAAGGTTGCCGGCCGGCTGGAGGCCCTGCGTCGGCAGTACCTGCTCGCGTTCCGGGCGGCGGCGGTGCCGCCGGGCCCGGCCTCAGAGCCCGCCCGCTAG